In Desulfosudis oleivorans Hxd3, the DNA window CCGGCTGCCCAGTTCCTTCCATGTGGTTCGCCGTTCTCCATACACCATGGCAAGGCTGTTCGCGTTGTTCCGGGCGTGGAAGTTGAGGCTGTTGGCGATGATGTTGGAAGAAAGCTTTTCCATGAAATCTCCTTTCAGCAGGTCGGGGATGTTACCGTTGTGCCGCCACACCGGCCGGGTGTGTAACGTAAGGGCGATCATTTCTTATAATTGACAAGGTGTCAATATTAAAAAAGTGGGATTCAGGACAGACCCGGCCTGACGATGGAAGATTCCCGTTTGGTGATAACCGGGTTTGTGGTAGGATTTGGCGTGAACTGACAAACTGCCAAATCCGTCATTGCCCAACTTGATTGGGCAATCCAGAATCAAAATGATCTGATACCGAATTGATAAGGAACAAGGCCAATTCTATACTGGATTACCCGGTCAAGCCGGGTAATGACGACTACGTGGGCGGCCGGGCAGGTCAAGGGAGACAGGCCGGGTAATGACAAACTGCCTTATCCGACATTGCCCAGCTTGCGTGTCCGCCATAGCCTTGGCCACGGCGGAACTGGGCAAGCCATGAAAGGAAACGTTTTGGATGATTTGATACGAGAAAGAATCCAGCGGGTGAGAAGACATCTGGCCGGCCTGGAATCCGACACCCTTCTGGTGCTCTCCGATGAGAACCGGTTTTATTTGAGCGGTTTTTCCGGCCTTGACGGCGGATACAATGAATCGGCCGGGGTGCTGTTGATCACAAACGACCGGCTGGTCCTGGCCACGGACGGCCGTTACAACGTGCAGGCGGAAACCGAGGCCCCTCTGTACGAGGTGGTCTGTTACCCCGCGGGCCTGGCCCGGATTCTGCCGGACCTGCTGGCCGATCTGGGCACCCGGCACATGGGATTTGAGGCCGGCCGCATGCCCCACGCCGATTATCTTCGCATATCAAAAGCCCTTGAAGAAAAAGGGCTGAAGGTTTCTTTTACGGATGCGGCCCCGGTGCTGGACCGGCTGCGCGTTCAAAAGGAGCCTTTCGAAATCGACGCCATCCGCCGGGCCCTGGCATTTGCGGAAAACGCCTTTGAACTGTTTGTCAGTTATGACCTTGCGCCGGGCATGACCGAAAAAGAGGCGGCCTGGGTCCTGGAGCGGCGCATGCGCGAGATGGGGGCTGATGGCCTGTCGTTTTCTATTATTGCAGCCTTTGGTGAAAACAGCGCGCTGCCCCACGCGGTGTGCGGGGACCGGGTCGCGCAACCCGGCATGCCCCTGCTGTTTGACTGGGGGGCCAGGGCAGGGGGGTACTGTTCAGACACCACCCGCAGCTTTGTTCTGGCAAAGGCCGATTCGGATTACCGCAAGGTCCATCAGGCGGTTTACGACGCCCACATGAAGGCCGTGGAAGCCATACAGCCGGGTGTCAGCGCAAAAGCGGTGGATGCCGCGGCAAGGGACCATATCGACCGGGCCGGGTTTGGCGGAAAGTTTTCCCACGGCCTGGGCCATGGCGTTGGCCTGGCCATTCATGAACCGCCCCGGGTCAGCGCCCAGAGTGAGGATGTGCTGGAAGAGGGCATGGTGGTCACGGTGGAGCCGGGTATTTATCTTCCCGGCTGGGGCGGGGTGCGGCTGGAAAACATGGCGGTGGTCCGGTCCCACGGCGCCGAATTGCTCAACCGGCTTCCCCTTACCCACACGGAGCCCGGGGGGCAGCCTTCATGAGTGCCACGGAACGCCTTGTGGACCAGTACATGAGCTACCTGCTGATCGAAAAGGGGCTGGCGGAAAACAGCCTGGAAGCCTACGGCAGCGACCTGGCCGCTTACCTGGATTACTTAAAGGCGCAGAACATTGACCGCGTGTCTGAAACCGACATGCCGGTTCTCCTAAAGTATCTGATTTTCCTGCGTGACAGGGGTCTCAATAAACGGTCCCGGTCCCGTCACCTGGTGACTCTGCGCGGGTTTTACCGGTACCTGGC includes these proteins:
- a CDS encoding aminopeptidase P family protein, whose product is MRRHLAGLESDTLLVLSDENRFYLSGFSGLDGGYNESAGVLLITNDRLVLATDGRYNVQAETEAPLYEVVCYPAGLARILPDLLADLGTRHMGFEAGRMPHADYLRISKALEEKGLKVSFTDAAPVLDRLRVQKEPFEIDAIRRALAFAENAFELFVSYDLAPGMTEKEAAWVLERRMREMGADGLSFSIIAAFGENSALPHAVCGDRVAQPGMPLLFDWGARAGGYCSDTTRSFVLAKADSDYRKVHQAVYDAHMKAVEAIQPGVSAKAVDAAARDHIDRAGFGGKFSHGLGHGVGLAIHEPPRVSAQSEDVLEEGMVVTVEPGIYLPGWGGVRLENMAVVRSHGAELLNRLPLTHTEPGGQPS